The stretch of DNA AGTTCTCCGAGGTGCTGCTGTCTGAACTTGGGCAGGGCACGGTGGACTGGGTACCCAACTTCGACGGCACCCTGGACGAACCGGCAGTGCTGCCGGCCCGTCTGCCCCATGTGCTGATCAACGGCACCACCGGCATCGCCGTGGGTATGGCCACCGACATTCCCCCCCATAACGTGCGGGAGCTGACCGCCGCCTGTGTGCACCTGCTGGCGCACCCCCAGGCAACGGTGCCGGACCTGATGCAGTACGTGCCCGGTCCCGACTACCCCACCGAGGCCGAAATCATCACCCCGGCCAGCGATCTACTGAAGATCTACGAAACCGGCCGTGGCAGCGTCAAGATGCGCGCCAAGTACGAGGTGGCCGACGGTGAAGTGGTGATCTCCGCCCTGCCGCACCAGGCCAGCTCCGGTAAGATCCTCGAGCAAATCGCCGCCCAGATGCAGGCCAAGAAGCTGCCTATGGTCTCGGACCTTCGCGACGAGTCCGACCATGAAAACCCGGTGCGGCTGGTGATAGTGCCCAAGTCCAACCGGGTGGACATCGACGCCTTGATGGCGCACCTCTTTGCCACTACCGATTTGGAAAAGAGTTTTCGGGTCAACCTCAACGTCATCGGCCTGGACGGCCGGCCCCAGGTCAAACCCCTGAACCTGATGCTGAGCGAGTGGCTGCAATACCGCACCAATGTGGTGACCCGCCGCCTGCAATATCGCCTGGACAAAGTGGAAGCCCGCCTGCACGTGCTGGCCGGTTTGTTGATTGCTTTCCTCAATATCGACGAAGTCATCCACATTATCCGCACCGAAGACGAGCCCAAGCCGGCGCTGATGGCCCGCTTTGGCCTCTCGGAAAAACAGGCCGAAGCCATCCTTGAGCTGAAACTGCGCCACCTGGCCAAGCTCGAAGAGATGAAAATTCGTGGCGAGCAGGACGAACTGGCCAAAGAGCGGGACGAGCTCAACCGCCTGCTGGGCTCCGACAAGGCCCTCAAGGCCTTGATCAAAAAGGAACTGGAAGCCGACGCCAAGACCTATGGCGACGAGCGCCGCTCCCCCCTGGTGGTGCGGGCCGAAGCCAAGGCCTTGACCGAAAAGGAACTGATGCCCACCGAAGCGGTAACAGTGGTGCTGTCCACCAATGGCTGGGCCCGTACCGCCAAGGGCCACGATATCGAGCCGGAGAACCTGAGTTACAAATCCGGCGACGGCTTCAAGGCGGCAGCGCGCGGCAAGAGCAACCAGCCGGTGGTCTTTATGGACAGCTCCGGGCGCAGCTTTGCCTGCGACGCCTTCGCCCTGCCGTCGGCCCGTTCCCAGGGCGAACCCCTTACCACCCGTTTTAACCTGGTGGCCGGGGAAACCTTCGACCAGGTGCTGCTGGGCGAAGAGC from Gallaecimonas xiamenensis 3-C-1 encodes:
- the parC gene encoding DNA topoisomerase IV subunit A; translated protein: MDEIAASLDGIEQMPLRRFTESAYLNYSMYVIQDRALPHLGDGLKPVQRRIVYAMSELGLSATAKYKKSARTVGDVLGKYHPHGDSACYEAMVLMAQPFSYRYPLVDGQGNWGAPDDPKSFAAMRYTESRLAKFSEVLLSELGQGTVDWVPNFDGTLDEPAVLPARLPHVLINGTTGIAVGMATDIPPHNVRELTAACVHLLAHPQATVPDLMQYVPGPDYPTEAEIITPASDLLKIYETGRGSVKMRAKYEVADGEVVISALPHQASSGKILEQIAAQMQAKKLPMVSDLRDESDHENPVRLVIVPKSNRVDIDALMAHLFATTDLEKSFRVNLNVIGLDGRPQVKPLNLMLSEWLQYRTNVVTRRLQYRLDKVEARLHVLAGLLIAFLNIDEVIHIIRTEDEPKPALMARFGLSEKQAEAILELKLRHLAKLEEMKIRGEQDELAKERDELNRLLGSDKALKALIKKELEADAKTYGDERRSPLVVRAEAKALTEKELMPTEAVTVVLSTNGWARTAKGHDIEPENLSYKSGDGFKAAARGKSNQPVVFMDSSGRSFACDAFALPSARSQGEPLTTRFNLVAGETFDQVLLGEEQDLYLLASDAGYGFICKFSDMVSRQKNGKTLVTLPTGAKLLPPIKVPAGEGKQVLAITNEGRMLLFPLADLPALAKGKGNKIISIPSARAASREEVLRQLVILQPGDSLVAYAGKRKLTLKPADLEHYIGERGRRGAKLPRGLQRVDSVEVESGAASSSEEE